The genome window GGTTATTAGATTTAGATattctttataaatttttttaattgctgaTAAACTTGATTCTAAACTTGATACAGCTTTCCCAGATGCTGACATTTACAAAGTGTTTTGTTCGCAAAGAAACgagtaaatattaaatagctATTTTTAGAAAGtctaaaaaaatttgaaagagattttaaaaaaaatgttaacacACTTTATTCAACAAacttataatttaaatattcacaGCATTGGCGAAATGTCAAACGTATTGTGTTTACCAGAAAACTCTCAAGTACTCTCTCGTGTCCTGCAAAGAGAATTGTTAGtgtatgaaaaatattttagaatgtAAATTACTTACTGCATCAAGTTGTACTGGGTTTTTCCCGAACATTAGTCTCAGTGGGCTTTGATCCTTTGAATTTCGCAGCTTTTGCAGAACTTTCAATGCCTTTGGAATAATGCTGCGGCTTAAATTGGGCGAATCAATTTGTATAACATGTAGCGTTGgacaattttcaataattgccAAGACTAGATTGTCAATATTTTCGGTATGAGCTACTCTAATAAAAAGATATGCAATAACTTTAAGATGCTTCAACAATTCAAGGCAGCGAAGCTCGCTAAAATGGCAGTCCAATCTTTGTAACCCCTCGATGCGTATAATTTCTGCAGTCTCATCGTATCCCAGGCCAGGCACATGAATCGTCAGTGATGATAGTTGGTGTAACAGCTTTGCGGACAGAGCGGAAACTAGAGGCATTAAGTCCGGGCAATCTTCACCATAATGCCCAAAGATCTGTAGCACACGTAGATTTGGCAACTCAGCGAGTGGAGAATATTCTTCAGCGTTTTGTGTCATCCGAAAACTAAGTTCCTTGATGCGTTTTGAGTGCTGGGCGAGATCGGCAAGTGTTTCTTTAATGGGGGCGTTGTTTAATACCAAAAGGCGTATTTTGGTATGGGAATAGATAGGTTCAATCATTGGATTTCTACTCATTTTGGATTCTTTCAGGAAATCCTCATAATCATCAAACTGATACAAAATATCCACAACTTCATCTGTAagcaaaaaattcaatttagtctatttatatatgtattagtCTTAAATCATTTAACTAACTGTCTTGATAGGTTGCAATGCACTTTATGTTCGGCAGGTGTTCAAGGGTGCGAATTATAGTCTCGAGTACTTCATAAGGCTCGTCGTCTTTTAACCACAGTATAAGACGCTCCAGAGTATGCATTCTCTTCAGCATATTCAGAAATTTTGCCATGCATATTTTATTCCATTCGAATTTTCTATTTAGATTCACAATTAAATTCTTCACATGATCTGCTGTATGGTGCAGTAAAATCAACTCTTGTTTGAAGCCCTTGTCTGATGTACTTCCCAGTTCCATTCGCTTGTAAATCCAACATTTGTAGTCCTTCCAAATGCGATGGAATCGTTGACAAACTTTGGCAAAGTTCATATGATCCTCTATGGGCAAATGATGTAATAAATAACTTAGGGAATCATCATCCAAATCTAGTAAATTCATGCtgagtttttcatttgtttatatttattatttataattatatttatccACAGCCAATAAACGACAATTCACGCCaagcaaatataaacaaaaaacagctgATTGTGAGCTGTCTTGCGTTTTATataaataccgaaaaaaataaacgctttttcattttggtattttcgtTAGGTGCACTTAtgttgcaatttttaatttgtttctgATATATGACCATTCGAACGTATTTAAAGCAGATACCAATAAGGAAGACTcgaattatatacatacatatatagataacAGGCTGCCTATTTTACTTGTTGCTAATTTTATCAActaattagtttttatattttttataaattgagtGTAATACTGCCGTTACTTCAAATTTGATTTCCGGCAATGCTTCCGGAGGTATGTCTTTGATTATGCTATCCCAGAATGCGTACATTTCAGGATGTTGCAGGGACGATTGCTGAATTGGATGCTGTGTGAACAAAGTATTTTGATGCTCTATAAGATTTGCCACCATCGTTGCCAGTCTGTCTGTTGTTTCCCGATGTCGCTTCTACAAAAGACCtactcataaatatttgcaatttctttAACGTTTGATTAACTTACGTAGGTATTAGTATTGGATTTTTGTTCTTCTTCATCGGACGTAAAAACTGGTAGATGAGATGAGGAATGTGCATTGTCTAGACTGGCTGTATGTCGATCCTCCATTTTCTGGGTACTCTCTGTTCTCtgtaattttaatgaatattaaacaaattgaatataatttaaattgcgcctttacttttaaagtttCACTGTATTTTTCTTCCTCTACATCAATGGCAAGCTCTGGCACTTGAAATGACGACTGGGTTCCAGTATCACCTGACCAGGATTCATCTTGTGACTCAAAATTGCTATTATTGAAGTATTCATCATCCGCAGCGTCTTGTTTAGTAGTACTTTCCTGAAATTGGGAAGTTTATTCATATATTAGCAATGATCTGTTATGATACCGTCTTCGCTTAGTTGCATCTAGTATAGTAACAATGggattcaattaatttatttacccAATTAGGAGGAACTGCTAGAGGGTcacaaattgataaatttgCTGTAAGTGAGGAATCATTTGAGCTATGACTTTTTCTGCATTTAATGTTGTGCCGCTTTCGCCAGCGCCAAAGCCAGTTGACACTGGGTTCGTAGTCATCGTTGAACTTAACACAAAattcttttgcctttgctaAAAGTATACGCTGATCAAGGTTGTTTGAATCCTGTTCTTTGAACCATTTATAAAGCTCTTCCTCTACCAAGTCATGGACACCTTTTCGTTGCCGTTTTCGCTTTAATTCAGATACTTctgaatatttttgaatttcagTTTGTCTCTTCATAATCCGGTAAATTGTTGATTTGTCACAGCCATATTTTGCACacagaatatttttattgactttgTTATTTACAGCTGTAATAATTTGCAGCTTTTCTTGAATTGTTAAACCATTGACGTGCTGAGCTCTACTCATCTTTCACTATTTTAAGAAAAGATCAAAAGCTTCGCAGCAGCAGATAAACAAATTACACGATTGCTGCAACTAACTATTGAGGCAGCTAAGAAAATTTTCTTAATAGCCATTAAAAACATCGATACCTTCGTACAtcgatattaaaaaaagaacgaTAACATCAATTGTAGCAGAATGGTGTTGCATCACTATCTCTATCGATTATTAATTTGATGCATATGCTCGTCTCTTTCGCACTAATGTTGAGATTCAGTACAATGAAATTAATGATGATAATGTTGAAATTAATGTAGTCATAATGCAAAtgacttattttttttgtggtgcAAAAACTAGCAAATACTTACTCTTCTGATTCTCTTGCTTGGCGCGATTTGTGGCGATAATGTCTTCGCTAGGAAATCCATTTTGGACTTATTTTTCCAATCAACTTCAAATGTTTCAGGTGCAAATTCACATTGTTTAGCTTTCATGACTTTTTGACTTTCAAACGTATAATAGGATTTGAGATTGTTCCATTTTCGAGATATGTCACCTGTTGATGGAaccaaataattaaaatacagtAACAAATGCAAACACTAATGatacattatttaattgcatgtCCAAACCTTGACTTAGCTGTACGGTTGGGTGGAATTTGGCGTTGATTTCCTTCGTTAGCTTCATCCAAAAATCACTTTTcatacttttcaatttatatagcGGACTTGCGTGATTCCACATAAACTCGGCAGCCtgaacattttcaataatgtAATCAGTAATTTGATTTGTAAACACTGCTTTGGCCattgttttttgcttgtttacTACTTTCCCGGCTGCCCTACATAAGATGTGACCACACTTTTCAATTGCTTCGCttatgaagaaaaaaatactaaaccttgatatatcgatagctTTCGATAAGAGGTGCCGGTGTCGGTATccgaaaataaacaaacaacgtAGCTAGCTGAAGAGACGACATCGATCCATGGCAGagtagaaaagaaaatgataGGATCGTGGAAACTGGTGCTACCCGTTGGGTTTGTGTTGTATTCGCTGCCCTTATTTCTGCGTGTCAACAGCACCTCGGACTACATCATCGATGAGGAGTTTCACATACCACAAGGCCTCGCCTTTTGCCGCAAGCAATTCGATGTGGTAAGGCGTAGCCAGACTACGGTGGCCATAGTAACCTTTACTTTAAATGTGCTAAAAGGATGAATATTGCAGTGGGATTCGAAAATCACCACCTTCCCGGGCTTGTATCTGCTCGCTCTGGTGCTGCAGCCCTTCAATGCCTGCACCGTGACTGGATTGCGTCTCCTTAGCTTGGCTGGGGCCGGTATCaacatattgttgttgtacaaGATAAGACGACGCACACTGGCTGGTACTGGTGGCAATGCTTATGCGGCTCACGAAGCCATAACCCTATCTGTGCTACCACCGTTATATTTCTTCAGTCATTTGTACTATACGGACACGTTGGCGTTGACCATGGTGCTGTTGTTCTACAATTACTGGCAACAGGAGGCCCATCTGCCGGCGGCTGTCTGCGGTGCAGCCAGTGTGCTCATGCGTCAGACAAACATCGTGTGGGTGTGCATGGGCTGTGGCATCACCATACTCGACACGGTCGTCCAACAGGCCGCCAAGACTCGGCCGGAGGGCGAAAAGAATATACGTCTTTTTGGCACAGCGGTAACAAGTTGAATGTTTCTTTCCAATCTACATATAGCTTATACTCATTTTTCTTGCAGCTTTGGCTTCATCTGCTCAGCAGTCCGCAGCTGATTTGCAATTGCATATTGCACATACTGGCCAAGTGCTGTTTCTATGCCTCAATCATACTGCCATTTATTGGCTTCATCTTCATCAATGGCTCCATTGTAGTAGGCGACAAAAGCGCTCACGAAGCGTCGCTGCACCTGCCGCAGCTCTTATATTTCGCTCTCTTCGCTGCCGGCTTTGGCATCTCTAATACGATGCGCCAATTGCGTCCGGCTCTAGCACTGCTGCAACGCCATCGATTACTCACAGTCCTAGCCGTAATGCTTATCGCGACAGTGATTCACCTGAATACTGTGGTGCATCCCTATTTGTTGGCCGACAACCGCCACTATACCTTCTATGTGTGGAGTCGTCTGTACGGCAGATATTGGTGGTTCCGCTATGCCATGACACCGCTGTATGTGCTCGCGTTGGCGTTGCTCTGCTGTGGATTGCGGCATATGCCGGACAGCTTT of Drosophila nasuta strain 15112-1781.00 chromosome 3, ASM2355853v1, whole genome shotgun sequence contains these proteins:
- the LOC132794379 gene encoding uncharacterized protein LOC132794379 isoform X2, which gives rise to MAKAVFTNQITDYIIENVQAAEFMWNHASPLYKLKSMKSDFWMKLTKEINAKFHPTVQLSQGDISRKWNNLKSYYTFESQKVMKAKQCEFAPETFEVDWKNKSKMDFLAKTLSPQIAPSKRIRRESTTKQDAADDEYFNNSNFESQDESWSGDTGTQSSFQVPELAIDVEEEKYSETLKRTESTQKMEDRHTASLDNAHSSSHLPVFTSDEEEQKSNTNTYKRHRETTDRLATMVANLIEHQNTLFTQHPIQQSSLQHPEMYAFWDSIIKDIPPEALPEIKFEVTAVLHSIYKKYKN
- the LOC132794379 gene encoding uncharacterized protein LOC132794379 isoform X1, which encodes MNLLDLDDDSLSYLLHHLPIEDHMNFAKVCQRFHRIWKDYKCWIYKRMELGSTSDKGFKQELILLHHTADHVKNLIVNLNRKFEWNKICMAKFLNMLKRMHTLERLILWLKDDEPYEVLETIIRTLEHLPNIKCIATYQDNEVVDILYQFDDYEDFLKESKMSRNPMIEPIYSHTKIRLLVLNNAPIKETLADLAQHSKRIKELSFRMTQNAEEYSPLAELPNLRVLQIFGHYGEDCPDLMPLVSALSAKLLHQLSSLTIHVPGLGYDETAEIIRIEGLQRLDCHFSELRCLELLKHLKVIAYLFIRVAHTENIDNLVLAIIENCPTLHVIQIDSPNLSRSIIPKALKVLQKLRNSKDQSPLRLMFGKNPVQLDADTREYLRVFW
- the LOC132794375 gene encoding LOW QUALITY PROTEIN: putative Dol-P-Glc:Glc(2)Man(9)GlcNAc(2)-PP-Dol alpha-1,2-glucosyltransferase (The sequence of the model RefSeq protein was modified relative to this genomic sequence to represent the inferred CDS: deleted 1 base in 1 codon), translating into MIGSWKLVLPVGFVLYSLPLFLRVNSTSDYIIDEEFHIPQGLAFCRKQFDVWDSKITTFPGLYLLALVLQPFNACTVTGLRLLSLAGAGINILLLYKIRRRTLAGTGGNAYAAHEAITLSVLPPLYFFSHLYYTDTLALTMVLLFYNYWQQEAHLPAAVCGAASVLMRQTNIVWVCMGCGITILDTVVQQAAKTRPEGEKNIRLFGTALWLHLLSSPQLICNCILHILAKCCFYASIILPFIGFIFINGSIVVGDKSAHEASLHLPQLLYFALFAAGFGISNTMRQLRPALALLQRHRLLTVLAVMLIATVIHLNTVVHPYLLADNRHYTFYVWSRLYGRYWWFRYAMTPLYVLALALLCCGLRHMPDSFKIMFPVALLLVLCFQRLLELRYFLVPYVLFRLNTRPTRKGFAEWMELGVHLLLNVVTFYVYFTKEFYWQNYRTPQRIIW